One stretch of Arachis duranensis cultivar V14167 chromosome 1, aradu.V14167.gnm2.J7QH, whole genome shotgun sequence DNA includes these proteins:
- the LOC107480439 gene encoding uncharacterized protein LOC107480439 produces the protein MGWIFLIGLNKSNFQFHLGILDLDLALQVQKPTAITILSSNKEKAHYKAWEKSNRLSLMFMQMSIANSIKSALSKSDNAKEFMKLVEQRSQTTDKSHAGTLMGTLTTMKFDGFRTMHEHVIEMTNIAARLKSLGMEVDENFLVQFILNSLPSEYGHFQMNYNTMKDK, from the coding sequence ATGGGCTGGATTTTTCTGATTGGTCTGAACAAGTCCAATTTCCAATTTCACCTTGGTATCTTGGATCTTGATTTGGCACTTCAAGTTCAAAAACCTACTGCTATTACTATTCTTAGTAGcaataaagaaaaagctcattataaagcttgggaaaagTCAAACAGACTTAGTCTTATGTTTATGCAGATGAGCATAGCAAACAGTATCAAGTCAGCTCTTTCCAAGTCTGATAATGCTAAAGAATTTATGAAACTTGTGGAACAACGCTCCCAAACTACTGATAAGTCTCATGCTGGGACGTTAATGGGTACTTTGACCACCATGAAATTTGATGGTTTTCGTACTATGCATGAGCATGTCATTGAAATGACAAATATTGCAGCAAGACTTAAGTCATTGGGGATGGAAGTGGATGAAAATTTTCTTGTGCAGTTTATTTTAAACTCATTACCGTCTGAATATGGTCATTTTCAAATGAACTATAATACCATGAAAGATAAATAG
- the LOC107480388 gene encoding calcium and calcium/calmodulin-dependent serine/threonine-protein kinase yields the protein MGHESRKLLDEYEVSEILGRGGFSVVRKGIKKSSSDEKTHVAIKTLRRVSASTTTPGCLPRERSNMGFPTWRQVSVSDALLTNEILVMRKIVENVSPHPNVVDLYDVYEDSNGVHLVLELCSGGELFDRIVAQDRYSETEAATVIRQIAAGLEAIHKANIVHRDLKPENCLFLDKRKDSPLKIMDFGLSSVEEFTDPVVGLFGSIDYVSPEALSQGKITAKSDMWSLGVILYILLSGYPPFIAQSNRQKQQMIMNGNFSFYEKTWKGISQSAKQLISSLLTVDPIRRPSAQELLSHPWVIGDVAKDDQMDPEIVSRLQSFNARRKLRAAAIASVWSTTVFLRTKKLKSLIGSYDLTEEEIENLRIHFKKICGNGDNATLSKFEEVLKAINMPSLIPLAPRIFDLFDNNRDGTVDMREILCGLSSLKNSKGDDALRLCFQMYDADRSGCITKEEVASMLRALPDDCLPVDITEPGKLDEIFDRMDANSDGKVTFEEFKAAMQRDSSLQDVVLSSLRPL from the exons ATGGGACATGAATCCCGAAAGCTCTTGGATGAATATGAGGTGTCAGAGATTCTAGGAAGAGGTGGATTCTCTGTTGTTAGGAAAGGCATAAAAAAATCAAGCAGTGATGAGAAAACTCATGTTGCCATAAAGACACTAAGAAGAGTAAGTGCCTCTACTACGACCCCTGGTTGTTTACCAAGAGAGAGGAGCAACATGGGGTTTCCCACATGGAGACAGGTTTCAGTATCAGATGCTCTTCTCACCAATGAGATCCTTGTGATGAGGAAGATAGTCGAAAATGTGTCGCCACATCCGAATGTGGTTGACCTCTATGATGTTTATGAGGACTCGAATGGTGTTCATCTTGTTTTGGAGCTGTGTTCTGGCGGTGAGCTGTTTGATCGCATTGTGGCACAGGATAGGTACTCAGAGACTGAGGCTGCGACAGTTATTCGCCAGATTGCGGCGGGCTTAGAGGCTATTCATAAAGCAAACATTGTCCATAGAGACTTGAAGCCTGAGAATTGCTTGTTCTTGGACAAGAGGAAGGATTCTCCTCTAAAGATCATGGATTTCGGTTTGAGCTCTGTTGAAGAGTTTACTGATCCAGTTGTTGGTTTGTTTGGTTCCATTGATTATGTTTCACCGGAGGCACTTTCTCAAGGAAAGATAACAGCTAAGAGTGACATGTGGTCTCTAGGGGTAATTTTGTACATCTTATTATCTGG ATATCCGCCTTTCATTGCTCAGTCTAATCGCCAAAAACAACAAATGATAATGAAT GGGAACTTTAGCTTCTATGAGAAGACATGGAAGGGCATTTCTCAATCAGCAAAGCAATTGATTTCGAGTCTTCTGACAGTTGATCCTATTAGGAGACCTAGTGCGCAGGAG CTCCTGAGTCATCCATGGGTCATAGGTGATGTAGCGAAAGATGATCAGATGGACCCTGAGATTGTCTCAAGGTtgcaaagcttcaatgctcGTCGCAAGCTCCGGGCAGCTGCAATTGCAAGCGTATGGAGCACCACAGTGTTCTTGAGAACCAAGAAACTGAAATCCTTGATAGGATCCTATGATCTTACAGAAGAGGAAATTGAAAATCTTAGGATACACTTCAAGAAGAT ATGTGGAAATGGGGACAATGCCACGCTCTCTAAGTTTGAGGAGGTACTGAAAGCAATAAATATGCCATCACTAATTCCTCTAGCACCACGCATATTTGACTTGTTCGACAACAACCGTGATGGAACGGTTGACATGCGAGAGATTTTATGTGGGCTTTCCAGCCTCAAGAATTCCAAAGGAGATGATGCCCTCCGTTTGTGCTTCCAG ATGTATGATGCAGATCGATCCGGGTGTATCACAAAGGAAGAAGTAGCATCCATGCTTAGA GCTTTGCCGGATGACTGTCTTCCCGTTGATATCACGGAACCTGGCAAATTGGACGAGATTTTCGACAGAATGGATGCCAACAGTGATGGAAAAGTCACCTTTGAGGAATTCAAAGCTGCTATGCAGAGAGATAGCTCCCTCCAAGATGTAGTCCTTTCTTCCCTTCGCCCACTATAG